TGAATTGTAAGAATATTATGTAAAATTAGATTGTGACTTTTATTGAATTGATGTAGAATTAAACATTATTTATTATTTGGGGGATGAACATCAAAAGAACATAATAGACGTTATAAAAAAAATTGCATATTTTGTGAATACGTTAAGAGTAGTAATTATTAATTCCAAAGTTTTACTGAATGCGTTAAATAATGGAAAATCAGATAGTACTTCACTTAAAGCATACGAGATTGTATTAGATTATTTTGCATATTTCTAATCAAATAAGCTTGTTTAGGAGAAGTATTTATCACCAGTGACACCATGATATGAAAGGAAAGCGTCGAATTGAAATTATGTTTAGAAATGTATGAGTGTAAACATTCATATTTTTTTATAATATCATGTTGCATAAAATTACAAAAATGCGTATAATAATGAATATTATTAATTCAGGAGGTTAGAACGGTGAAGAGAAACATTTTAATTAAAGTCGTTCTCGTTACATTTTGTTTGTTAGTGCTAGTACCTTATTTAGCTCCCAAGCAATCTCATGCAGCAGGGAATGATCAATGGGATAAAGCGAAAGAACGTGGCGAGCTTAGAGTAGGGTTATCAGCAGACTATGCACCATATGAATTTGAACATACGAAAGATGGTAAACGTGAATATGCAGGTATCGACATAGAACTTGCTAAAAAAATTGCGAAAGATAACCACATCAAATTGAAAATAGTGAATATGCAATTTGATAGTTTATTAGGTGCTTTAAAAACCGGGAAGATAGACATGATCATATCTGGTATGGCGCCAACTCCTGAAAGAAAAAAAGAAGTAGATTTTTCTGATGATTATATGGAAGTTAATCAAAGATTAATCATTCAGAAGAAAGATAAAGACAAATTAAAAACAATTAACGATTTTAAAGGGAAAATGATTGGTGTTCAAAAACAAACAACACAAGAAGAATTAGCAAAATCAGAAATGCCTGATTCACAAATTAGTTCTTTAACAAGGGTACCAGAAGTTATTATGTCACTCAATTCTGGGAAGATTGATGGGATGATTATTGAAGGACCTGTTGCAGATGCTTATTTAGAGAAAAATCCGAACTTAACATATTCTGATGTGAAATTCTCTGATGCGGATAAGACAACAGCAATTGCATTGCCTAAAGATTCACCGGAACTTATGAGCAGGGTGAATAAAAGCGTAAAAGATGTACGTGATAATCATTTAATTGATGATTATAAAGATAAGGCAACTGAAGCAATGTTTGATGATGGATCATTTTTAAGTAAATACGGTTCATATTTCTTACATGGTGTTGGCTATACAATATTATTATCATTTTTAGGTGTTGTAGCCGGTGCAATCATTGGTTGTTTCTTAGCATTAATGAAACTTAGTAATAGTAAAATCTTAAAAACAATTGCTTCTATATATATTGAATTCTTAAGAGGTACACCATTACTTGTGCAAGTATTCCTAGTCTACTTTGGTACGACAGCTGTACTTGGCTTAGATTTATCAGCACTCATTTGCGGTATTATCGCATTAATTATTAACTGTAGTGCATATATTGCAGAAATTATAAGAGCAGGTATTAATGCTGTAGATAAAGGTCAAATGGAAGCAGCAAGATCTCTAGGTTTAAATCAAACACAAGCTATGAAGAAAGTTATTCTTCCACAAGCGATTAAAAATATTCTTCCAGCACTAGGGAATGAATTTGTAACTGTAATTAAAGAATCATCTATCGTATCAGTGATTGGTGTAAGTGAATTAATGTTCAATGCACAAGTTGTTCAAGGAGCATCATTCGACCCATTCACACCATTATTAGTAGCAGCAGTACTGTACTTTATTTTAACGTTTACGTTATCAAGAATTATGTACTTTGCTGAAAGGAGGTATAGTGTCAGTGATTAAAGTTAACGATCTGCATAAATCATTCGGTAAGAACGAAGTATTAAAAGGCATTAATTTACACATTGAAAAAGGTGAAGTCGTTGCCATTATTGGTCCTTCTGGAAGTGGTAAGAGTACATTGCTTCGATGTTTGAATTTACTTGAAGAACCCACATCTGGTCAAATCGTTTTTGAAAATAATGATTTAACAAACACTAAAGGTGCAAAGTTAGATCAATTGAGACAAAAAATGGGCATGGTGTTTCAAGGTTTCAATTTATTTCCGCATAAGAAAGTTATAGAAAATATAACATTAACGCCATTAACGTTAAAAAAAGGAAATAAATCTGAATTAGAAATTCAAGCAGAGCAATTACTCCAAAAGGTTGGTTTAGAAGATAAGGCAGATGTATATCCTTCGAAGCTTTCAGGAGGTCAAAAGCAACGTGTAGCTATAGCAAGAGCATTAGCTATGAATCCAGCAGTGATTCTGTTTGATGAACCAACCTCAGCACTAGACCCCGAAGTTGTAGGTGAAGTGCTAGGTGTTATGAAAGATTTGGCTAAAGAGGGCATGACAATGGTAGTAGTTACCCATGAAATGGGATTTGCGAAAAATGTAAGTGACCATGTCATCTTTATGGATGAAGGTATTGTTCAAGAAGAAGGTACACCAGAACAAATATTTGATCATCCGCAAAATGAACGAACGCAACAATTTTTATCGAAAGTACTGTAACAAAAAATTTAAAAAGAGGTGTTTCGGTGTTAGAAGTAGGTATCGTTGGTGGAAGTGGATATGGAGCAATAGAATTAATTAGACTTCTAAATCAACATAAAGAAGTAACAGTTAAATATGTATTCTCACATTCTAAATCTGGTGAGCAAATCAAAGAAACATACCCACATCTACAAGATAATATTCACGTACCATTTTCAAGTTTAGATATAGAAACAGTAGATTGTGATTTAATATTTTTTGCAACACCCTCAAATGTAAGTAAGCAATTTATACCTGGATTATTAGAAAGAAATATTAAGGTAATTGATTTATCTGGTGATTTCAGAATTAAAAATCCAGATACTTACGAACAATTTTATGGAGAGAGACCGGCTGAGCAAAGCATACTTGATCAAGCCGAATATAGTATTGCAGAATGGTCTAAGGTGACGAAAGACACAAACCTTATTGCGAATCCTGGATGTTTTCCAACTGCAACATTATTATCGTTACATCCATTATTAGCACAAAAATGTATCAACAAAGATTCAATCATTATTGATGCTAAAACGGGTGTCTCCGGAGCAGGGAGAAGTTTAAGTCAGAATGTACACTATGGTGAAGTGAATGAAAATTTATCTGCTTATAAACTAGGAACACATAAGCATACCCCAGAAATTGAGCAATATTTATCATTAGTATCAAATTCAGACGTTAAAGTAACGTTTTCTCCACATCTTGTGCCAATGACACGAGGTATATTAACAACGATATATGTGGATTTAAACGAACCTATTACTGGTGAAGCTTTACATGAATTATATAAAGAAACATATCGTGATAAACCATTTGTACGTGTTAGATCATATGGTGAACTACCTAAAACTAAAGAAGTCCTTGGCAGTAATTTCTGTGATATAGGCATTTATGTTGATGAAGACAGAAATAAAGCGGTTATCGTATCCGTCATTGATAATTTAGTAAAAGGTGCAAGTGGACAAGCTATACAGAATATGAACTTGTTATATGGATTTAACGAAAATGAAGGATTGAACTTATTACCAGTATACCCTTAAGAAATGGAGGAATTTGATGCTAGAAGAAACTAAACAATTAATCGACTCAGAAATGACAATATTGAATGAAGGTGATGTAGCTTCTCCACAAGGTTTTGTTGCTGGAGGACTACATGTTGGACTACGTAGAGAGAAAAATGATTTTGGCTGGTTATATTCATCAGTTCCTGCCAATTGTGCTGCGGTATATACTCAAAATGCATTTAAAGCTGCCCCTTTACAAGTGACAGAAGCAAGTATTAATTTAGAACATAAATTATCAGCAGTAGTTATAAACTCTGCAATTGCTAACGCATGTACAGGAGAAAGAGGTCTAGAAGATGCGAAACAAACACAAAATTGGGTTGCATCAAAACTTCATATACCTGAACATGAAATTGCTGTAGCATCGACTGGATTGATAGGTGAATTTTTACCTATGGATAAAATTTCTTTTGGTGTTGATAATATTAATATATATAATGAATCTCAATCTGAAAACTTTAATGAAGCGATTTTAACAACGGATACAAATACGAAACATATTGCAGTTGAAGTAGAAATAGATAATAAAATTGTAACAGTAGGAGGAACTTGCAAAGGTTCTGGAATGATACATCCAAATATGGCGACAATGTTAGGATTTATGACTACAGATGCAAACGTTGGTGTGGATGACTTAAACTATTTATTAAAAGGATCTGTAGATGATACTTTTAATATGATTACAGTTGATGGTGATACAAGTACTAATGATATGGTTATTTTATTAGCAAATGGAGAAAGTAAAAGCACGATGCTAACGCAATCACATCCTGATTGGGAGAAGTTTGCAAATGCAGTTAAATATGTGAGTGAATATTTAGCTAAAAGTATCGCGAGAGATGGCGAAGGTGCAACAAAATTAATAAAAGCCCATGTTACTGGAGCTCAAACGAAAGAACAAAATAATATCATTGCCAAAACAATTGTAGGATCTAGTTTAGTTAAAACAGCTGTACATGGCTGTGATCCTAATTTCGGTAGAATAGCGGCTTCAATTGGATATGGTGATCAAACCGTTAATCCAAGTGATATCAATGTATGGTTATGTGGTCATTTACTTGTTAAAAATGGCATGATAAATGAATATGATGAATTAGATTTAAAAGCAAAAATGGAACAAGATACGATTGATATACACGCGGTTGTTGGAGATACTGAACATCAATCCACGGCATATGGCTGTGATTTATCGTACGATTACGTGAAAATTAATGCATTATATAGAACTTAATAGGAGGAATTTAAGTGAAATATGCAATCATTAAGATAGGTGGAAGTATTCTCAGTAATTTAAGTGAAACAATCATAGAAGATATTTTAACTTTGAAGAAACAAGGTTATACGCCGATCATTGTTCATGGTGGTGGACCATTTATCAATAAACAACTGAGTAAAATGGGTGTTGAAAGCAAATTTGAAGATGGTTTACGTGTTACAAATGACGAAGTATTATTACAAACAGCTAATACTTTAATAGGTGAAGTGAATCCAAATATTGTTCATCAAATTAATCAACAAGAGCCAATCGCGATTGGTGTGAATGGCATTGATATGAATTTATTTAATGTGAAACCATTACATACTAAATATGGTTTTGTTGCAGAGTGTGCATCCGTCAATCAAGATGCAGTTCACAATATTTGTTCTAATAGTATTCCAGTTGTTGCACCAATAGGTATTATGAGAGAAAATGGGCAACGCTATAATATTAATGCAGATAGCTTAGCTTATAAAATGGCAAGCGAAATGAAAGGTGATTTATTCTTAATCAGTGATATACCAGGCGTACTGATTAAAGATAAAGTGAAACCTGAATTAAGTGTTAATGACATTAATAATTATATAGAAACGACTGAGATCTATGGTGGTATGATACCTAAAGTCAAAGGTGCAATATCAGCAATCAAAGAAGGATGTAAAAGTGTTAAAATTATCTCTGGTTCTTCTGAACATTCATTACTAAAAAGCTCAAAATCAGGTTTAATTGGAACGACAATTACACCATAAATAAAATAGGAGAAGTTCAATGACATTTTGAACTTCTCCTATTTTTAATTTAAATAAATATATCATTTAAATTAACGCATACATTTATGTCTTAGATATGGTTTAAATATGTTAAAATATATAGGCATGTTTGATAGTGAGGTGAATAAATATGGATTTAGATCAATTAAAGCGCGAAGTAATAGAATATGCACATTCTATTGGTATTGATCAAATTGGTTTCACGACGGCAGACCCTTTTGATGAATTGAAAGGTAAATTAGAAGATTACCATTCTAAAGGATATGCCTCTGGATTTGAAGAAAGTGATATTGAACTTAGGACTGTTCCGAAGTTAACTTTACCTTCAGCAAGATCAATCATTGCCATTGCTGTAGGATATCCTAATAAATTAAAAGATGCACCTAGAAGTGTGAAAGGTGATCGTAGAGGTATATTCGCACGCGCATCATGGGGCCAAGACTATCATACAATCATGAGAAATCGTTTAGATAAACTTGCACTGTTTCTTCAAGAAAAAGTACCAGATGTTGAAATAAAGTCAATGGTTGATACAGGTGTATTATCTGATCGCGCAGTTGCAGAACGTGCAGGACTTGGTTTTGCGGGTAAAAATGGATTTGTCATTAATGAATCATTAGGGACTTGGAGTTATTTAGGTGAAATGTTAGTGAGTATTCCATTTAAACCGGATGATCCTGTCATGGATAGTTGCGGAGATTGTAACATATGTGTGGACAGATGCCCAACAGGTGCATTAGTTGGTAATGGTCAATTAAATAGTCAAAAATGTATTAGT
The Mammaliicoccus sp. Dog046 genome window above contains:
- a CDS encoding ABC transporter permease subunit (The N-terminal region of this protein, as described by TIGR01726, is a three transmembrane segment that identifies a subfamily of ABC transporter permease subunits, which specificities that include histidine, arginine, glutamine, glutamate, L-cystine (sic), the opines (in Agrobacterium) octopine and nopaline, etc.), with amino-acid sequence MKRNILIKVVLVTFCLLVLVPYLAPKQSHAAGNDQWDKAKERGELRVGLSADYAPYEFEHTKDGKREYAGIDIELAKKIAKDNHIKLKIVNMQFDSLLGALKTGKIDMIISGMAPTPERKKEVDFSDDYMEVNQRLIIQKKDKDKLKTINDFKGKMIGVQKQTTQEELAKSEMPDSQISSLTRVPEVIMSLNSGKIDGMIIEGPVADAYLEKNPNLTYSDVKFSDADKTTAIALPKDSPELMSRVNKSVKDVRDNHLIDDYKDKATEAMFDDGSFLSKYGSYFLHGVGYTILLSFLGVVAGAIIGCFLALMKLSNSKILKTIASIYIEFLRGTPLLVQVFLVYFGTTAVLGLDLSALICGIIALIINCSAYIAEIIRAGINAVDKGQMEAARSLGLNQTQAMKKVILPQAIKNILPALGNEFVTVIKESSIVSVIGVSELMFNAQVVQGASFDPFTPLLVAAVLYFILTFTLSRIMYFAERRYSVSD
- a CDS encoding amino acid ABC transporter ATP-binding protein, which codes for MIKVNDLHKSFGKNEVLKGINLHIEKGEVVAIIGPSGSGKSTLLRCLNLLEEPTSGQIVFENNDLTNTKGAKLDQLRQKMGMVFQGFNLFPHKKVIENITLTPLTLKKGNKSELEIQAEQLLQKVGLEDKADVYPSKLSGGQKQRVAIARALAMNPAVILFDEPTSALDPEVVGEVLGVMKDLAKEGMTMVVVTHEMGFAKNVSDHVIFMDEGIVQEEGTPEQIFDHPQNERTQQFLSKVL
- the argC gene encoding N-acetyl-gamma-glutamyl-phosphate reductase, with protein sequence MLEVGIVGGSGYGAIELIRLLNQHKEVTVKYVFSHSKSGEQIKETYPHLQDNIHVPFSSLDIETVDCDLIFFATPSNVSKQFIPGLLERNIKVIDLSGDFRIKNPDTYEQFYGERPAEQSILDQAEYSIAEWSKVTKDTNLIANPGCFPTATLLSLHPLLAQKCINKDSIIIDAKTGVSGAGRSLSQNVHYGEVNENLSAYKLGTHKHTPEIEQYLSLVSNSDVKVTFSPHLVPMTRGILTTIYVDLNEPITGEALHELYKETYRDKPFVRVRSYGELPKTKEVLGSNFCDIGIYVDEDRNKAVIVSVIDNLVKGASGQAIQNMNLLYGFNENEGLNLLPVYP
- the argJ gene encoding bifunctional glutamate N-acetyltransferase/amino-acid acetyltransferase ArgJ, which codes for MLEETKQLIDSEMTILNEGDVASPQGFVAGGLHVGLRREKNDFGWLYSSVPANCAAVYTQNAFKAAPLQVTEASINLEHKLSAVVINSAIANACTGERGLEDAKQTQNWVASKLHIPEHEIAVASTGLIGEFLPMDKISFGVDNINIYNESQSENFNEAILTTDTNTKHIAVEVEIDNKIVTVGGTCKGSGMIHPNMATMLGFMTTDANVGVDDLNYLLKGSVDDTFNMITVDGDTSTNDMVILLANGESKSTMLTQSHPDWEKFANAVKYVSEYLAKSIARDGEGATKLIKAHVTGAQTKEQNNIIAKTIVGSSLVKTAVHGCDPNFGRIAASIGYGDQTVNPSDINVWLCGHLLVKNGMINEYDELDLKAKMEQDTIDIHAVVGDTEHQSTAYGCDLSYDYVKINALYRT
- the argB gene encoding acetylglutamate kinase, translated to MKYAIIKIGGSILSNLSETIIEDILTLKKQGYTPIIVHGGGPFINKQLSKMGVESKFEDGLRVTNDEVLLQTANTLIGEVNPNIVHQINQQEPIAIGVNGIDMNLFNVKPLHTKYGFVAECASVNQDAVHNICSNSIPVVAPIGIMRENGQRYNINADSLAYKMASEMKGDLFLISDIPGVLIKDKVKPELSVNDINNYIETTEIYGGMIPKVKGAISAIKEGCKSVKIISGSSEHSLLKSSKSGLIGTTITP
- the queG gene encoding tRNA epoxyqueuosine(34) reductase QueG, translated to MDLDQLKREVIEYAHSIGIDQIGFTTADPFDELKGKLEDYHSKGYASGFEESDIELRTVPKLTLPSARSIIAIAVGYPNKLKDAPRSVKGDRRGIFARASWGQDYHTIMRNRLDKLALFLQEKVPDVEIKSMVDTGVLSDRAVAERAGLGFAGKNGFVINESLGTWSYLGEMLVSIPFKPDDPVMDSCGDCNICVDRCPTGALVGNGQLNSQKCISFLTQTKGYLKDEYRYKIGNRLYGCDTCQQVCPRNRGINTEQDDIILEPEILKPRLVPLLKMSNKEFKNTYGHLAGAWRGKKPIQRNAIISLAHFNEESAIPDLKDVALTDQRPMIRATAYWAVGQIQGETARPFIMDHYDHEIEEVQEEMIKGLETRRK